A region of Anopheles merus strain MAF chromosome 2R, AmerM5.1, whole genome shotgun sequence DNA encodes the following proteins:
- the LOC121589060 gene encoding SR-related and CTD-associated factor 8 isoform X3 translates to METVRVFNQELSGLYESKPPISKAKMASITRSAMKAIKFYKHVVQSVEKFIQKCKCEYKIPGLYVIDSIVRQSRHQFGPEKDVFAPRFARNMESTFAHLFRCPPEDKSKIIRVLNLWQKNMVFLPEVIQPLFDLANPDHPIHQQYNAQMLQEQAAGANGMNPGGLPHDSPVGGSMGGGMDDHGGQLQMGETKQLDPSTIRQLQQFQQILMRQTSGDQANAVSKDQVKFNKKLLDFDYGSDDDDDKNSPSVPLPANAGMPDLSQVPAGNIAQILSDPNVLKQLQNLQKLKQQEEKQTKLSEMMLKEEKFEKHLASVLMKLPFANECDLSRQPPIDVNAGHSKDVDTDNDVSITGVEILGDPLPVGGSRGGGIGLGGSGTASGSGNNDRYKSSSSSSRRKSRSRSPRDRRGGGTSGRRGRSHSRSRSASPRSSRRRSSRDRGGTSAKDREREKEHERERKRKGLPEMKKEHLSVCSTTLWVGHLSKLVQQEELSDTFGKYGDIVSIDMIPPRGCAFIVMNRRQDAFKCMQSLKNHKMHGRTITISWAAGKGVKSKEWKDYWDLDLGVSYIPWSKLSPSTDLETLEDGGMFDEDTIPQWMKEKSTAGGTAAATGPTAAAAAAAAAAAMGLGLAPGMGLKKLDGSDLSTAAAAAAAAAAAGMLNPSLFPLSAVDTSQPPPTAMMGMGMPPFPMGPVARLPIPMGIPMGPNMVPGLGINVPPPGMMMPGNPPPLPMGGFGVLPPPPPSSSSSAAPDDMDIEMEDEHTSNPAPMVGGGQGAGAFFNQPPPPLMPPTANLGPQPGPPGNVAGFFGGSAAGPNMPGSGPNMPDNGGMLDGGSDDADGEANMAGGRGARDFLHGSDEARDNLRGRGGSDRSRERDQRGGGFERGAGGDGGGRRDRGDRGSRWGGGGNDRGGGNNFRGAGGGNNQQDDRPLSERLRELAGVLEFNNQQQRAGGVGVGGGRLFARAGNDGDDFGNRDADFTRRGGNFQQNRFNNNAAGGNGDLAGRNQGRNGPFGNQQQGGRGGMFANRLGRNNNQQQQRGGQFFNEDRQQQQGGFFDRNEDSNGYDSGGNNNGSNNRRNWNDRAGGRGNNGGNNRDEGNRGRGRQQNWRSGDESAGEGGGSGGGQRFNNARGGGNNNRGNGGGNRPGAAARWDDDNESWDDASNRPTTGRQTQFGASNRQRRNSGGNDEQENDQQEQRREGQSENDDMAICDDQSRHSENDTARDMHNAPLNRQEDDGDAMSDRRFQRNHHRRNDDADDERPQPILYSPEPEEEPDEMGGNDQYAREDNTNYHQGDDNGGRDHPNRGVEGTDGLINQCQSQEDSSQFGGASADERFEEQREQEQAAPSSAMEQGVRDEDNDYSHQEKQQDLPEDDRNETAAASSSSPTMPTPCQEQNNEPSVQSNDTAEEEEPASGEPAAC, encoded by the exons ATGGAGACGGTCCGGGTCTTCAACCAGGAG CTGTCCGGGCTCTATGAGTCGAAGCCACCCATATCGAAGGCCAAAATGGCCTCGATTACCCGCAGTGCAATGAAGGCGATCAAGTTCTACAAGCATGTGGTGCAGAGTGTGGAAAAGTTTATCCAGAAGTGCAAGTGCGAATACAAGATTCCCGGCCTGTACGTGATCGATTCGATTGTGCGCCAATCGCGTCATCAGTTCGGTCCGGAGAAGGATGTGTTCGCACCGCGGTTTGCACGCAACATGGAGTCCACGTTTGCGCATCTGTTTCGCTGCCCGCCCGAAGATAAG AGCAAAATTATTCGGGTGCTAAATCTCTGGCAGAAGAACATGGTCTTTTTGCCCGAAGTCATCCAACCGCTGTTTGACCTCGCGAATCCGGACCACCCGATCCACCAGCAGTACAATGCACAGATGCTGCAGGAGCAGGCGGCGGGAGCGAACGGGATGAACCCGGGCGGGTTGCCACACGACTCGCCGGTAGGAGGTTCGATGGGTGGTGGAATGGATGACCACGGCGGTCAGCTGCAGATGGGCGAAACG AAACAACTCGACCCGTCCACCATACGGCAGCTGCAACAATTTCAGCAAATTCTGATGCGCCAAACGTCCGGCGATCAAGCCAACGCAGTGTCGAAGGATCAGGTGAAGTTTAACAAGAAGCTGCTGGACTTCGATTACGGCagcgatgatgacgacgataaGAACTCGCCATCGGTACCGTTACCGGCAAACGCCGGTATGCCCGATCTGTCGCAGGTGCCCGCCGGCAACATTGCGCAGATTTTGTCCGACCCGAACGTGCTGAAACAGCTGCAGAACCTGCAGAAGCTGAAGCAGCAGGAGGAGAAGCAAACGAAGCTGTCGGAAATGATGCTGAAGGAGGAGAAGTTCGAGAAGCATCTTGCCAGCGTCCTGATGAAGTTACCCTTCGCCAACGAGTGCGATCTTAGCCGGCAGCCACCGATTGATGTAAATGCCG GTCACTCGAAGGATGTTGATACTGATAACGACGTCTCAATAACAGGAGTTGAG ATCCTGGGAGATCCCCTACCGGTTGGTGGCAGCCGCGGCGGAGGCATCGGACTGGGAGGCAGTGGAACCGCAAGTGGAAGTGGCAACAACGATCGCTACaaatcgtcgtcgtcctcgtcgcgGCGTAAAAGCAGATCCCGATCACCGCGCGATCGCCGGGGCGGTGGAACCAGCGGACGTCGCGGTCGTTCGCATTCCCGTTCGCGGTCAGCTTCGCCAAGATCATCCCGCAGGCGTTCGTCCCGCGATCGCGGAGGCACGTCGGCCAAGGATCGGGAACGGGAGAAGGAACATGAGCGGGAGCGCAAACGGAAGGGTTTGCCGGAGATGAAAAAAGAGCACCTGAGTG TTTGCAGCACCACACTGTGGGTCGGGCATCTCTCGAAGCTGGTTCAGCAGGAGGAGCTATCGGACACGTTCGGCAAGTATGGTGATATCGTGAGCATTGATATGATACCGCCCAGGGGCTGTGCGTTTATCGTCATGAACCGGAGACAGGATGCGTTCAAGTGCATGCAAAGCCTGAAGAACCATAAGATGCACGGGCGCACCATCACGATCTCTTGGGCCGCCGGCAAAGGCGTCAAGAGTAAGGAATGGAAGGACTACTGGGATCTGGATCTGGGCGTAAGCTACATTCCCTGGTCCAAGTTAAGCCCCAGCACGGATCTCGAAACGCTCGAGGATGGCGGTATGTTCGATGAGGATACAATTCCACAGTGGATGAAGGAAAAATCGACCGCAGGCGGAACGGCTGCAGCCACCGgcccaacggcagcagcagcagcagcagcagccgccgcagcCATGGGCCTTGGTTTGGCACCGGGCATGGGCTTGAAGAAGCTGGACGGTTCGGACCTGTCgacggcagcggcggcagctgcagctgctgcggcCGCCGGAATGCTAAATCCGTCTCTGTTCCCACTGAGTGCGGTCGACACAAGTCAGCCACCGCCAACCGCTATGATGGGAATGGGAATGCCACCATTCCCGATGGGCCCAGTGGCAAG ACTACCAATTCCGATGGGTATCCCGATGGGACCGAACATGGTGCCTGGCTTGGGAATCAATGTGCCCCCTCCAGGGATGATGATGCCAGGCAATCCTCCGCCGCTGCCGATGGGCGGTTTCGGTGTGCTGCCTCCGCCGCCGCCTTCGTCCAGTTCATCTGCTGCTCCGG ATGATATGGACATCGAGATGGAGGACGAACACACTTCCAACCCTGCCCCGATGGTCGGCGGTGGTCAGGGTGCCGGTGCATTCTTTAATcagccaccgccaccgttgATGCCTCCGACCGCAAACCTTGGTCCCCAACCGGGACCACCGGGTAATGTTGCTGGTTTCTTTGGCGGTTCGGCGGCAGGGCCAAACATGCCGGGTTCCGGACCAAATATGCCCGATAACGGGGGCATGCTGGATGGAGGCAGCGATGACGCCGACGGCGAAGCGAACATGGCAGGTGGTCGCGGTGCGAGAGACTTTCTGCACGGCAGCGACGAGGCGCGAGATAATCTTCGGGGTCGGGGCGGTAGTGACCGTAGCAGGGAACGTGATCAGCGAGGCGGTGGCTTCGAAAGAGGAGCtggcggtgatggtggtggccgACGCGATCGAGGCGATCGGGGTAGCCGGTGGGGTGGCGGTGGAAATGATCGCGGAGGAGGCAATAATTTCCGCGGCGCCGGTGGTGGCAACAACCAGCAGGATGACCGACCTCTGTCGGAGCGGCTGCGGGAGCTGGCCGGCGTTTTGGAATTCAATAATCAACAGCAACGCGCCGGGGGCGTTGGTGTCGGCGGCGGTCGTCTCTTTGCGCGAGCGGGCAATGATGGAGACG ATTTTGGCAACCGGGACGCAGACTTTACGCGACGCGGCGGAAACTTCCAGCAGAATAGGTTCAACAACAATGCGGCTGGTGGAAACGGAGACCTCGCCGGGCGCAACCAGGGCCGCAATGGACCATTCGGCAACCAGCAGCAGGGTGGACGCGGCGGAATGTTTGCCAACCGGCTCGGAAGAAATAacaaccagcagcaacagcgtggTGGTCAGTTTTTCAATGAAGaccggcaacagcagcagggtgGCTTCTTCGATCGCAACGAAGATAGCAATGGTTACGATTCTGGTGGTAACAACAATGGCTCCAACAATCGTCGCAACTGGAACGATCGTGCGGGTGGTCGGGGCAACAACGGAGGCAACAACCGCGACGAAGGTAACCGTGGACGGGGAAGGCAACAGAATTGGCGCAGTGGCGATGAAAGTGCGGGTGAAGGTGGTGGCTCTGGTGGAGGCCAGCGGTTCAATAATGCCCGCGGAGGAGGCAACAATAACCGTGGCAATGGTGGAGGCAATCGccctggtgctgctgcccgATGGGACGATGACAACGAGTCGTGGGACGATGCTAGCAATAGGCCGACCACCGGACGGCAAACACAGTTCGGAGCAAGCAACCGCCAGCGTAGAAACTCGGGCGGAAATGACGAGCAAGAGAACGATCAGCAGGAGCAACGCCGAGAAGGACAATCGGAAAATGACGACATGGCGATTTGCGATGACCAGTCCAGACACAGTGAAAACGATACCGCCAGAGATATGCACAATGCTCCGCTGAACAGACAAGAAGATGACGGCGATGCCATGAGCGATCGACGATTCCAGCGCAATCATCATCGCCGAAACGATGATGCAGATGACGAAAGGCCACAGCCCATCCTGTACTCCCCGGAACCGGAAGAAGAGCCGGACGAAATGGGTGGCAATGACCAGTATGCTCGCGAGGATAATACAAACTACCACCAAGGGGACGATAATGGTGGCCGAGATCATCCTAATCGTGGAGTGGAAGGAACCGATGGGCTGATAAATCAATGTCAGTCACAGGAAGATAGCTCGCAATTCGGCGGAGCATCGGCGGACGAGCGGTTCGAAGAGCAGCGGGAACAGGAGCAAGCAGCTCCTTCGTCTGCCATGGAACAAGGTGTACGGGACGAGGACAATGACTACTCCCATCAAGAAAAGCAACAAGATCTGCCCGAGGACGATCGCAATGAGACTGCAGCAGCATCTTCATCTTCCCCGACGATGCCCACCCCCTGCCAGGAACAAAACAATGAACCCAGTGTTCAATCGAATGACACCGCCGAAGAGGAGGAACCAGCTTCTGGCGAACCTGCTGCATGTTGA
- the LOC121589060 gene encoding SR-related and CTD-associated factor 8 isoform X2, protein METVRVFNQELSGLYESKPPISKAKMASITRSAMKAIKFYKHVVQSVEKFIQKCKCEYKIPGLYVIDSIVRQSRHQFGPEKDVFAPRFARNMESTFAHLFRCPPEDKSKIIRVLNLWQKNMVFLPEVIQPLFDLANPDHPIHQQYNAQMLQEQAAGANGMNPGGLPHDSPVGGSMGGGMDDHGGQLQMGETKQLDPSTIRQLQQFQQILMRQTSGDQANAVSKDQVKFNKKLLDFDYGSDDDDDKNSPSVPLPANAGMPDLSQVPAGNIAQILSDPNVLKQLQNLQKLKQQEEKQTKLSEMMLKEEKFEKHLASVLMKLPFANECDLSRQPPIDVNAGHSKDVDTDNDVSITGVEILGDPLPVGGSRGGGIGLGGSGTASGSGNNDRYKSSSSSSRRKSRSRSPRDRRGGGTSGRRGRSHSRSRSASPRSSRRRSSRDRGGTSAKDREREKEHERERKRKGLPEMKKEHLSVCSTTLWVGHLSKLVQQEELSDTFGKYGDIVSIDMIPPRGCAFIVMNRRQDAFKCMQSLKNHKMHGRTITISWAAGKGVKSKEWKDYWDLDLGVSYIPWSKLSPSTDLETLEDGGMFDEDTIPQWMKEKSTAGGTAAATGPTAAAAAAAAAAAMGLGLAPGMGLKKLDGSDLSTAAAAAAAAAAAGMLNPSLFPLSAVDTSQPPPTAMMGMGMPPFPMGPVARLPIPMGIPMGPNMVPGLGINVPPPGMMMPGNPPPLPMGGFGVLPPPPPSSSSSAAPGMMDDMDIEMEDEHTSNPAPMVGGGQGAGAFFNQPPPPLMPPTANLGPQPGPPGNVAGFFGGSAAGPNMPGSGPNMPDNGGMLDGGSDDADGEANMAGGRGARDFLHGSDEARDNLRGRGGSDRSRERDQRGGGFERGAGGDGGGRRDRGDRGSRWGGGGNDRGGGNNFRGAGGGNNQQDDRPLSERLRELAGVLEFNNQQQRAGGVGVGGGRLFARAGNDGDDFGNRDADFTRRGGNFQQNRFNNNAAGGNGDLAGRNQGRNGPFGNQQQGGRGGMFANRLGRNNNQQQQRGGQFFNEDRQQQQGGFFDRNEDSNGYDSGGNNNGSNNRRNWNDRAGGRGNNGGNNRDEGNRGRGRQQNWRSGDESAGEGGGSGGGQRFNNARGGGNNNRGNGGGNRPGAAARWDDDNESWDDASNRPTTGRQTQFGASNRQRRNSGGNDEQENDQQEQRREGQSENDDMAICDDQSRHSENDTARDMHNAPLNRQEDDGDAMSDRRFQRNHHRRNDDADDERPQPILYSPEPEEEPDEMGGNDQYAREDNTNYHQGDDNGGRDHPNRGVEGTDGLINQCQSQEDSSQFGGASADERFEEQREQEQAAPSSAMEQGVRDEDNDYSHQEKQQDLPEDDRNETAAASSSSPTMPTPCQEQNNEPSVQSNDTAEEEEPASGEPAAC, encoded by the exons ATGGAGACGGTCCGGGTCTTCAACCAGGAG CTGTCCGGGCTCTATGAGTCGAAGCCACCCATATCGAAGGCCAAAATGGCCTCGATTACCCGCAGTGCAATGAAGGCGATCAAGTTCTACAAGCATGTGGTGCAGAGTGTGGAAAAGTTTATCCAGAAGTGCAAGTGCGAATACAAGATTCCCGGCCTGTACGTGATCGATTCGATTGTGCGCCAATCGCGTCATCAGTTCGGTCCGGAGAAGGATGTGTTCGCACCGCGGTTTGCACGCAACATGGAGTCCACGTTTGCGCATCTGTTTCGCTGCCCGCCCGAAGATAAG AGCAAAATTATTCGGGTGCTAAATCTCTGGCAGAAGAACATGGTCTTTTTGCCCGAAGTCATCCAACCGCTGTTTGACCTCGCGAATCCGGACCACCCGATCCACCAGCAGTACAATGCACAGATGCTGCAGGAGCAGGCGGCGGGAGCGAACGGGATGAACCCGGGCGGGTTGCCACACGACTCGCCGGTAGGAGGTTCGATGGGTGGTGGAATGGATGACCACGGCGGTCAGCTGCAGATGGGCGAAACG AAACAACTCGACCCGTCCACCATACGGCAGCTGCAACAATTTCAGCAAATTCTGATGCGCCAAACGTCCGGCGATCAAGCCAACGCAGTGTCGAAGGATCAGGTGAAGTTTAACAAGAAGCTGCTGGACTTCGATTACGGCagcgatgatgacgacgataaGAACTCGCCATCGGTACCGTTACCGGCAAACGCCGGTATGCCCGATCTGTCGCAGGTGCCCGCCGGCAACATTGCGCAGATTTTGTCCGACCCGAACGTGCTGAAACAGCTGCAGAACCTGCAGAAGCTGAAGCAGCAGGAGGAGAAGCAAACGAAGCTGTCGGAAATGATGCTGAAGGAGGAGAAGTTCGAGAAGCATCTTGCCAGCGTCCTGATGAAGTTACCCTTCGCCAACGAGTGCGATCTTAGCCGGCAGCCACCGATTGATGTAAATGCCG GTCACTCGAAGGATGTTGATACTGATAACGACGTCTCAATAACAGGAGTTGAG ATCCTGGGAGATCCCCTACCGGTTGGTGGCAGCCGCGGCGGAGGCATCGGACTGGGAGGCAGTGGAACCGCAAGTGGAAGTGGCAACAACGATCGCTACaaatcgtcgtcgtcctcgtcgcgGCGTAAAAGCAGATCCCGATCACCGCGCGATCGCCGGGGCGGTGGAACCAGCGGACGTCGCGGTCGTTCGCATTCCCGTTCGCGGTCAGCTTCGCCAAGATCATCCCGCAGGCGTTCGTCCCGCGATCGCGGAGGCACGTCGGCCAAGGATCGGGAACGGGAGAAGGAACATGAGCGGGAGCGCAAACGGAAGGGTTTGCCGGAGATGAAAAAAGAGCACCTGAGTG TTTGCAGCACCACACTGTGGGTCGGGCATCTCTCGAAGCTGGTTCAGCAGGAGGAGCTATCGGACACGTTCGGCAAGTATGGTGATATCGTGAGCATTGATATGATACCGCCCAGGGGCTGTGCGTTTATCGTCATGAACCGGAGACAGGATGCGTTCAAGTGCATGCAAAGCCTGAAGAACCATAAGATGCACGGGCGCACCATCACGATCTCTTGGGCCGCCGGCAAAGGCGTCAAGAGTAAGGAATGGAAGGACTACTGGGATCTGGATCTGGGCGTAAGCTACATTCCCTGGTCCAAGTTAAGCCCCAGCACGGATCTCGAAACGCTCGAGGATGGCGGTATGTTCGATGAGGATACAATTCCACAGTGGATGAAGGAAAAATCGACCGCAGGCGGAACGGCTGCAGCCACCGgcccaacggcagcagcagcagcagcagcagccgccgcagcCATGGGCCTTGGTTTGGCACCGGGCATGGGCTTGAAGAAGCTGGACGGTTCGGACCTGTCgacggcagcggcggcagctgcagctgctgcggcCGCCGGAATGCTAAATCCGTCTCTGTTCCCACTGAGTGCGGTCGACACAAGTCAGCCACCGCCAACCGCTATGATGGGAATGGGAATGCCACCATTCCCGATGGGCCCAGTGGCAAG ACTACCAATTCCGATGGGTATCCCGATGGGACCGAACATGGTGCCTGGCTTGGGAATCAATGTGCCCCCTCCAGGGATGATGATGCCAGGCAATCCTCCGCCGCTGCCGATGGGCGGTTTCGGTGTGCTGCCTCCGCCGCCGCCTTCGTCCAGTTCATCTGCTGCTCCGGGTATGATGg ATGATATGGACATCGAGATGGAGGACGAACACACTTCCAACCCTGCCCCGATGGTCGGCGGTGGTCAGGGTGCCGGTGCATTCTTTAATcagccaccgccaccgttgATGCCTCCGACCGCAAACCTTGGTCCCCAACCGGGACCACCGGGTAATGTTGCTGGTTTCTTTGGCGGTTCGGCGGCAGGGCCAAACATGCCGGGTTCCGGACCAAATATGCCCGATAACGGGGGCATGCTGGATGGAGGCAGCGATGACGCCGACGGCGAAGCGAACATGGCAGGTGGTCGCGGTGCGAGAGACTTTCTGCACGGCAGCGACGAGGCGCGAGATAATCTTCGGGGTCGGGGCGGTAGTGACCGTAGCAGGGAACGTGATCAGCGAGGCGGTGGCTTCGAAAGAGGAGCtggcggtgatggtggtggccgACGCGATCGAGGCGATCGGGGTAGCCGGTGGGGTGGCGGTGGAAATGATCGCGGAGGAGGCAATAATTTCCGCGGCGCCGGTGGTGGCAACAACCAGCAGGATGACCGACCTCTGTCGGAGCGGCTGCGGGAGCTGGCCGGCGTTTTGGAATTCAATAATCAACAGCAACGCGCCGGGGGCGTTGGTGTCGGCGGCGGTCGTCTCTTTGCGCGAGCGGGCAATGATGGAGACG ATTTTGGCAACCGGGACGCAGACTTTACGCGACGCGGCGGAAACTTCCAGCAGAATAGGTTCAACAACAATGCGGCTGGTGGAAACGGAGACCTCGCCGGGCGCAACCAGGGCCGCAATGGACCATTCGGCAACCAGCAGCAGGGTGGACGCGGCGGAATGTTTGCCAACCGGCTCGGAAGAAATAacaaccagcagcaacagcgtggTGGTCAGTTTTTCAATGAAGaccggcaacagcagcagggtgGCTTCTTCGATCGCAACGAAGATAGCAATGGTTACGATTCTGGTGGTAACAACAATGGCTCCAACAATCGTCGCAACTGGAACGATCGTGCGGGTGGTCGGGGCAACAACGGAGGCAACAACCGCGACGAAGGTAACCGTGGACGGGGAAGGCAACAGAATTGGCGCAGTGGCGATGAAAGTGCGGGTGAAGGTGGTGGCTCTGGTGGAGGCCAGCGGTTCAATAATGCCCGCGGAGGAGGCAACAATAACCGTGGCAATGGTGGAGGCAATCGccctggtgctgctgcccgATGGGACGATGACAACGAGTCGTGGGACGATGCTAGCAATAGGCCGACCACCGGACGGCAAACACAGTTCGGAGCAAGCAACCGCCAGCGTAGAAACTCGGGCGGAAATGACGAGCAAGAGAACGATCAGCAGGAGCAACGCCGAGAAGGACAATCGGAAAATGACGACATGGCGATTTGCGATGACCAGTCCAGACACAGTGAAAACGATACCGCCAGAGATATGCACAATGCTCCGCTGAACAGACAAGAAGATGACGGCGATGCCATGAGCGATCGACGATTCCAGCGCAATCATCATCGCCGAAACGATGATGCAGATGACGAAAGGCCACAGCCCATCCTGTACTCCCCGGAACCGGAAGAAGAGCCGGACGAAATGGGTGGCAATGACCAGTATGCTCGCGAGGATAATACAAACTACCACCAAGGGGACGATAATGGTGGCCGAGATCATCCTAATCGTGGAGTGGAAGGAACCGATGGGCTGATAAATCAATGTCAGTCACAGGAAGATAGCTCGCAATTCGGCGGAGCATCGGCGGACGAGCGGTTCGAAGAGCAGCGGGAACAGGAGCAAGCAGCTCCTTCGTCTGCCATGGAACAAGGTGTACGGGACGAGGACAATGACTACTCCCATCAAGAAAAGCAACAAGATCTGCCCGAGGACGATCGCAATGAGACTGCAGCAGCATCTTCATCTTCCCCGACGATGCCCACCCCCTGCCAGGAACAAAACAATGAACCCAGTGTTCAATCGAATGACACCGCCGAAGAGGAGGAACCAGCTTCTGGCGAACCTGCTGCATGTTGA